In the genome of Apodemus sylvaticus chromosome 2, mApoSyl1.1, whole genome shotgun sequence, one region contains:
- the LOC127679009 gene encoding histone-lysine N-methyltransferase SETMAR isoform X3, protein MDRSISFIPVGHPCSAEVYTPDHVAGPGADIDPTQITFPGCACIETPCAPGSCSCLRHENNYDDNVCLRDVGSEAKYAKPVFECNVLCQCGERCRNRVVQRGLQFLLQVFQTENKGWGLRTLESIPKGRFVCEYAGEVLGFSEVQRRIHLQTARDPNYIIAIKEHIYSGQVMETFVDPTYIGNIGRFLNHSCEPNLLMIPVRIDSMVPKLALFAAKDILPGEELSYDYSGRFLNQVSSKDKERIDCGQPRKPCYCGAQSCTTFLPYDSSLYGSLETPGTG, encoded by the exons ATGGACAGGAGCATCTCTTTCATCCCTGTAGGACATCCCTGCTCAGCTGAAGTG TATACTCCCGACCATGTAGCTGGGCCTGGAGCAGACATCGACCCCACACAAATAACCTTCCCTGGATGTGCTTGCATCGAAACTCCATGTGCCCCTGGCTCTTGCTCCTGTCTTCGCCATGAGAATAACTACGATGACAATGTATGCCTTAGGGACGTGGGATCGGAAGCAAAGTACGCCAAGCCAGTGTTTGAATGCAACGTCCTGTGCCAGTGTGGGGAGCGCTGCAGAAACAGGGTGGTCCAGCGTGGCCTACAGTTCCTTCTCCAGGTGTTCCAGACAGAAAACAAAGGCTGGGGGCTTAGGACCCTGGAATCTATACCGAAGGGAAGATTCGTCTGTGAGTATGCTGGGGAGGTGTTAGGATTCTCTGAAGTACAAAGAAGAATTCACCTACAAACAGCACGTGACCCAAATTACATCATTGCCATCAAGGAGCACATTTACAGTGGTCAGGTCATGGAAACGTTTGTCGACCCTACCTACATAGGAAATATTGGGAGATTCCTCAATCATTCTTGTGAGCCAAATCTGTTGATGATTCCCGTCCGGATTGACTCAATGGTACCCAAGCTGGCGCTTTTTGCAGCCAAAGATATTTTGCCAGGAGAAGAACTCTCTTATGACTATTCAGGAAGATTCCTTAATCAAGTAAGCAGTAAAGACAAAGAAAGGATAGATTGTGGACAACCGAGAAAGCCTTGTTACTGTGGTGCCCAGTCATGCACCACTTTCCTACCCTATGACAGTTCACTATATGGCTCCTTAGAAACTCCAGGCACCGGTTAG